One stretch of Bacteroidota bacterium DNA includes these proteins:
- a CDS encoding amino acid permease: protein MNNNSKNDLLRKLTLTGATMIVAGSMIGSGIFRKPATMAGQLLSPELLIIVWIAAGLITLVGALINAEIAGMIDATGGQYIYFKKMYGDFTSYMYGWSVLSVIQTGSQAAIAYVFAEYLNSYLQIGGLSPSMAGFEVYMPFVGMIKPFAEFGTKSIAICVTLLLTGINYIGVFFGGIVQTIVTFVKIGSILGLTVLIFLLGDGSASNFSNGFSMPAETASNIVSLFGLALAGAFWAYDGWNNVTFVSGEIKNPQRNVPLALLWGTLIVIAVYVLINMAFLYVLPIDEMKNSDLVARSAAEKIFGIAGGTVISIAVIISAFGALNGSILATARVQYAMAREGMFFQSLGKVHPKFCTPHVSLLVQGIWSAVLVLSGSFDTISDYVIFAAWLFYMLGAAGVFVLRKKMPDTPRPYKVWGYPYTPALFVIFSFLFLVNTVVSDTKNAMMGLMLILSGLPFYFYIKYRNKKQESKNQ, encoded by the coding sequence ATGAACAATAACAGTAAAAACGATTTATTACGCAAACTTACGCTTACGGGCGCAACCATGATTGTTGCAGGATCAATGATCGGTTCCGGAATCTTTCGTAAGCCTGCCACCATGGCAGGGCAGCTTCTTTCACCGGAACTTTTGATAATTGTGTGGATTGCTGCGGGCCTCATCACACTGGTTGGTGCATTAATTAATGCAGAAATAGCCGGTATGATAGACGCCACGGGAGGACAGTACATTTACTTCAAAAAGATGTACGGTGACTTCACATCCTACATGTATGGCTGGTCGGTTTTATCGGTAATTCAGACTGGAAGTCAGGCTGCCATAGCTTATGTTTTTGCGGAATATCTGAATTCCTATCTTCAGATTGGAGGGTTGTCTCCTTCGATGGCGGGGTTTGAGGTCTATATGCCCTTTGTCGGGATGATAAAGCCATTTGCAGAGTTTGGCACGAAATCGATTGCCATTTGTGTGACTCTATTGCTTACCGGTATAAATTATATCGGAGTTTTCTTCGGTGGAATAGTCCAGACAATCGTCACTTTCGTGAAAATCGGTTCGATTCTGGGGCTAACAGTTCTTATCTTCCTTCTTGGTGACGGCTCTGCTTCAAATTTTTCAAACGGTTTTTCGATGCCTGCTGAAACAGCTTCAAACATAGTCTCTCTTTTTGGTCTCGCACTGGCAGGTGCATTCTGGGCATATGACGGATGGAACAATGTAACCTTTGTTAGTGGTGAAATAAAAAATCCTCAGAGGAATGTTCCTCTCGCTCTCCTTTGGGGAACTCTGATAGTTATTGCAGTATATGTATTAATTAACATGGCTTTTCTCTATGTGCTTCCAATTGATGAAATGAAAAATTCCGACCTTGTTGCAAGAAGTGCTGCCGAAAAAATCTTTGGAATTGCCGGCGGGACAGTGATTTCGATTGCGGTAATAATATCAGCTTTTGGAGCTCTCAACGGAAGTATCCTGGCGACTGCGAGGGTCCAGTACGCCATGGCAAGAGAGGGTATGTTCTTCCAAAGCCTTGGAAAAGTTCACCCTAAATTCTGCACACCTCATGTTTCACTTCTGGTTCAGGGAATCTGGTCGGCGGTTCTCGTCTTGTCAGGATCTTTCGATACCATCAGCGATTATGTCATTTTTGCTGCATGGTTGTTCTATATGCTCGGCGCTGCCGGAGTTTTTGTATTAAGAAAGAAAATGCCTGATACACCGAGACCCTATAAGGTCTGGGGATATCCTTACACTCCCGCTCTTTTTGTAATTTTCTCCTTTTTATTTTTGGTAAATACCGTTGTTTCGGATACCAAAAACGCCATGATGGGACTGATGCTCATTCTCAGCGGACTCCCCTTCTATTTCTACATCAAATACAGAAATAAAAAACAGGAAAGCAAGAATCAGTAA
- a CDS encoding dicarboxylate/amino acid:cation symporter, with protein MKFKLPPLHTQILIALIAGALFGAWFNVDENNFVVSFMDKKEKTEQSITDWSSVILLKKDPAQNIKDSVSFKTGEKPKLINTFKSFKKAGFAVDLIAVSVSSDESKQIKKTELYTDVRMVRNEKTPATWIRWLGDIFIRLLNLVAVPLVLASLIAGAASLGDIKKFARIGSKTLTYYILTTAFAVTIGLVLANVIQPGERMNETTKNNLLQTYSQDTQDKIGSDVEFDGIKMIVEMIPKNPFAALSQGEMLQIVFFAVFFGMVLTFADKEKSKLMLNFFDALSDIMIKMIDVIMKFAPVGVFALIAATVSEFGFNILETLLWYAVTVLLGLFLHTAGTYSLLLKIFTKFSILKFFKGIRPMQLVGFSTSSSAATLPVNMECCQENLGVSKSITSFVLPLGATINMDGTALYQGVATVFIAQVYGMELSLAQQITVVFMAVLASIGTAPVPGVGIIMLIIILKSVGVPEQGIALILGIDRILDMCRTITNVTGDAAGAVIIAQSENELIETKTGTGI; from the coding sequence ATGAAGTTTAAACTGCCGCCACTTCACACACAGATATTGATTGCACTTATAGCAGGTGCCCTTTTTGGTGCATGGTTCAATGTCGATGAGAACAATTTCGTAGTATCCTTTATGGATAAAAAGGAAAAAACAGAACAGAGTATTACTGACTGGAGTTCTGTCATTCTTTTAAAGAAGGACCCCGCCCAAAACATCAAAGATTCTGTCTCTTTCAAAACCGGCGAAAAGCCAAAGCTGATAAACACCTTTAAATCATTCAAAAAAGCGGGATTTGCTGTTGACCTCATTGCCGTCTCTGTCTCTTCTGATGAATCAAAACAGATCAAAAAAACAGAACTCTACACTGATGTGAGAATGGTGCGAAATGAGAAAACTCCTGCAACATGGATAAGATGGCTTGGCGATATTTTCATTCGTTTGTTGAATCTGGTCGCCGTTCCTTTAGTACTGGCGAGTCTGATAGCGGGTGCTGCGAGTCTTGGTGACATCAAAAAGTTCGCAAGAATCGGGTCCAAGACATTAACCTACTACATTCTGACTACTGCATTTGCAGTGACAATCGGGCTTGTACTTGCAAATGTAATTCAACCCGGTGAAAGGATGAATGAGACCACCAAGAATAACCTTCTGCAAACCTATTCACAGGATACACAGGACAAAATCGGGAGTGATGTTGAGTTTGACGGAATAAAGATGATTGTCGAGATGATACCAAAAAATCCCTTTGCAGCACTTTCACAGGGTGAGATGCTGCAGATTGTTTTCTTCGCGGTTTTCTTCGGGATGGTTTTGACTTTTGCGGATAAAGAGAAATCGAAGTTAATGCTCAATTTTTTTGATGCACTCAGCGACATTATGATTAAGATGATAGATGTAATCATGAAATTTGCACCTGTTGGTGTGTTTGCACTGATAGCTGCCACAGTCTCGGAATTTGGGTTCAACATACTCGAAACGCTTTTGTGGTATGCGGTTACGGTTTTGCTGGGACTCTTTTTGCATACGGCAGGTACCTACAGTTTACTTTTAAAAATATTTACGAAGTTTAGCATCCTTAAGTTCTTTAAGGGCATAAGACCGATGCAACTTGTTGGATTCAGTACCAGTTCCTCGGCAGCGACACTTCCGGTAAACATGGAGTGTTGTCAGGAGAACCTCGGAGTTTCAAAATCGATCACCAGCTTTGTTTTACCGCTGGGTGCAACGATCAACATGGACGGAACAGCTTTGTATCAAGGTGTTGCCACTGTGTTTATTGCACAGGTCTATGGCATGGAATTGTCACTCGCTCAGCAGATTACAGTTGTTTTTATGGCTGTTCTGGCATCAATAGGTACTGCTCCCGTTCCCGGAGTGGGAATAATCATGCTTATTATAATCTTAAAATCCGTGGGGGTTCCTGAACAGGGGATTGCTCTCATACTTGGTATAGACAGAATTTTGGATATGTGTCGAACAATCACAAATGTTACAGGGGATGCTGCCGGAGCCGTTATCATAGCACAAAGTGAAAATGAGTTAATCGAAACAAAAACAGGAACAGGAATATAG
- a CDS encoding sodium-dependent transporter — MSGTKERWASRLGLILAVAGNAVGLGNFLRFPAQAIQNGGGAFIIPYLVSLAVMGIPLLWVEWAIGRHGGQHGHHSTPGMLDVLGRSKLLKYFGIFGIFTNLVVAAYYCYIESWTLAYTVFSVADVFNGMNQSEVIQYFKSYLGTGDGFINFSPVALFFFFVTIGLNLWVLSRGISAGIEKASKILMPLLILFGIFLAIRALTLDAGEYGAVEDAVAGLNFLWTPHFDSLSNPKVWLAAAGQVFFTLSVGMGSIHCYAAYLRKNDDVALNAATAGFMNEFVEVILGGSVVIPIAVAYLGLASLSTFSGFGMSFMTLPMLFENWGPLLSALGGFTWFGLLFFAGITSSIAMGQPVMAFLQDSFKFSREKSTWVFGLAVVVLALPTILLYDHGAFDEYDFWAGTFSLVVFALAESIIFLWIFGIDNAWEEINRGADIKIPVIFKYILKYVTPTFIGLVFVGSMIQPVGGKWIESFSGLFNGQGWNLDPSSVLGTLFHIGIDDPEKILVINLTRLLLLSVYATVGILIFVAWKIRLKEERI; from the coding sequence ATGAGTGGTACTAAAGAGAGATGGGCGTCGAGACTTGGTCTCATACTCGCCGTTGCAGGAAATGCAGTTGGTCTTGGTAATTTCCTAAGATTTCCTGCACAGGCAATACAAAATGGCGGAGGAGCTTTTATTATCCCGTATCTGGTTTCCCTCGCAGTGATGGGCATTCCACTTCTCTGGGTTGAATGGGCAATCGGACGACACGGCGGACAGCACGGGCATCACTCAACCCCCGGAATGTTGGATGTGCTGGGAAGATCAAAACTTCTTAAGTATTTTGGAATTTTTGGTATATTCACAAATCTGGTAGTGGCTGCCTATTATTGTTATATCGAATCCTGGACTCTTGCCTACACCGTATTTTCCGTTGCAGATGTCTTCAACGGTATGAATCAATCCGAAGTAATTCAGTATTTTAAAAGTTATCTCGGTACCGGCGATGGATTTATTAATTTTTCTCCGGTGGCGCTGTTTTTCTTTTTTGTAACCATTGGGCTGAATCTCTGGGTTCTCTCGCGTGGAATAAGTGCGGGCATAGAAAAAGCCAGCAAGATCTTGATGCCTCTGCTGATTCTCTTTGGCATTTTTCTTGCAATTAGAGCACTGACACTTGATGCAGGAGAGTACGGGGCGGTGGAGGATGCTGTCGCCGGTTTGAATTTCCTTTGGACACCTCACTTTGATTCTTTGTCAAATCCGAAGGTCTGGCTTGCTGCCGCCGGACAGGTATTTTTCACTTTGTCAGTCGGTATGGGTTCAATTCACTGTTATGCTGCATATTTGAGGAAAAATGATGATGTGGCGCTAAATGCTGCCACAGCCGGATTTATGAATGAATTTGTTGAGGTTATTCTCGGTGGATCGGTTGTAATCCCGATTGCAGTGGCTTATTTGGGGCTTGCATCACTGAGCACCTTCAGCGGGTTCGGGATGTCATTTATGACCCTTCCGATGCTTTTCGAGAACTGGGGACCACTCCTTTCCGCACTTGGCGGTTTTACCTGGTTTGGGCTGTTGTTTTTTGCGGGTATAACGAGTTCGATTGCCATGGGGCAACCCGTCATGGCATTCCTTCAGGACTCCTTCAAATTCAGCAGAGAGAAGTCCACCTGGGTATTCGGTCTCGCAGTGGTGGTGCTTGCTCTACCGACAATTCTGCTTTATGACCATGGTGCCTTTGACGAATATGATTTTTGGGCAGGTACTTTCTCTCTCGTGGTTTTTGCCCTTGCGGAATCCATCATCTTTCTTTGGATATTTGGAATCGATAACGCCTGGGAAGAAATCAACAGGGGAGCCGATATTAAAATTCCCGTGATCTTTAAATATATTCTGAAATATGTTACCCCCACCTTCATAGGTCTGGTTTTTGTCGGTTCCATGATACAACCTGTCGGAGGTAAGTGGATTGAATCATTTTCAGGTTTGTTCAACGGGCAGGGTTGGAATCTCGATCCATCAAGCGTTCTGGGAACACTTTTTCATATCGGAATTGACGACCCCGAGAAGATTCTTGTTATAAATCTAACACGGTTGCTTTTGTTATCGGTCTATGCAACAGTTGGCATTCTGATATTTGTTGCATGGAAAATCAGATTAAAAGAAGAAAGGATTTAA
- the hppD gene encoding 4-hydroxyphenylpyruvate dioxygenase — MANKLGIRGYDYVEFFVGTAKIWAYWFAKATGMKITAYSGPETGVKNKVSYLLQKNNLKIVVTSPVKPENYEIYNFLQRHGDGVKRWTLNVNDVEYAFNHAITNGAIPTIKPREVKDENGLYFEAAIKLYDDAEISFVNHDEYKGLFRPGFGEPVQNYEVETHETGLQIIDHIVGNVRENEMNFWVDYMNASLSFETFVDFKAGDIGTQYSSLLSKVVRSEDSIIRNPVNEPYKGLKKSQIEEYIEEFCGTGIQHIAIRTDNIIETISAMRKNGIEFLSTPPDTYYQMLKEKDLKVEENIDELKHYGILLDPESDGYLLQIFTKPVGDRPTFFFEVIQRKGGSQGFGKGNFQALFEAIERDQAARGNF, encoded by the coding sequence ATGGCTAATAAACTGGGAATCAGAGGCTACGATTATGTCGAGTTTTTTGTCGGTACGGCAAAAATATGGGCATACTGGTTTGCCAAAGCTACCGGCATGAAAATTACCGCTTATTCAGGTCCTGAAACCGGAGTGAAAAACAAGGTTTCCTACCTTCTGCAAAAAAACAATCTCAAAATTGTTGTTACATCACCCGTTAAACCTGAAAATTACGAGATTTACAACTTCCTCCAACGCCATGGTGACGGAGTAAAAAGATGGACTCTCAATGTAAATGATGTTGAATATGCGTTTAATCATGCCATTACCAACGGAGCGATTCCCACAATAAAGCCAAGGGAAGTGAAGGATGAAAACGGACTCTATTTTGAAGCAGCGATAAAACTCTATGATGATGCCGAAATCTCATTCGTTAATCACGACGAATATAAGGGACTTTTCCGACCCGGATTTGGTGAACCTGTTCAAAATTATGAAGTTGAAACTCACGAAACAGGTCTTCAAATAATTGATCATATCGTCGGGAATGTACGCGAAAATGAAATGAATTTCTGGGTTGACTACATGAATGCATCCCTCAGTTTTGAAACTTTTGTCGATTTTAAAGCGGGCGACATTGGTACACAGTATTCCTCACTCCTGTCCAAAGTTGTAAGATCTGAGGACAGCATAATCCGAAATCCCGTGAATGAACCTTACAAAGGATTGAAAAAATCGCAGATTGAAGAGTATATCGAAGAGTTTTGCGGGACGGGAATTCAACACATCGCCATCAGAACAGATAATATCATTGAGACTATTTCAGCAATGAGAAAAAATGGAATTGAGTTCCTGAGTACTCCGCCTGACACCTATTATCAGATGTTGAAGGAAAAAGACCTCAAGGTTGAAGAAAACATTGACGAACTGAAACATTACGGCATTCTTCTTGATCCCGAAAGTGACGGTTATTTGTTGCAGATTTTCACAAAACCCGTCGGTGACAGACCTACATTTTTCTTCGAAGTAATTCAGAGAAAGGGTGGAAGCCAGGGGTTTGGAAAAGGTAACTTCCAGGCACTCTTTGAAGCGATCGAGAGAGATCAGGCAGCAAGAGGAAACTTTTAA
- a CDS encoding homogentisate 1,2-dioxygenase yields MPFYYKLGELPPRRHTTFYKPDGKSLYREELFSTRGFSGVYSNKYHFHIPPQVKEIREIFPFTTKDWEDAPIQYYHFVTGRKTTPGNILTARQSFMRNSGCNISTAHITEEADFFYKNSQMSELIFVHHGSGKMYSEYGVIPFQQWDYLIIPKGTVYQLKFDSYDKVKLLIIESLTPFEIPRHFRNEYGQLTEDAPYYERDFRPPSHLEPNFEEGDYKMIVNLNGRHFEYDVPHHPFDVVGWDGFLYPYAFNIKDYAPKVGRLHLPPPVHLLFWTSNFVVCNFCPRLFDFDPQAIPAPYFHTNIDSDEVIYYVDGDFMSRKSISEGSVTLHPMGIPHGPQPGKTEASIGAKETFEYAVMIDTYAPLRLTENVKDTLIEGYENSWLEV; encoded by the coding sequence ATGCCATTTTATTATAAACTTGGTGAATTGCCTCCCCGCAGGCATACCACATTTTACAAACCAGATGGAAAATCACTTTACAGGGAAGAACTTTTCAGTACGAGGGGCTTCTCGGGAGTATATTCCAACAAATATCATTTTCACATTCCTCCTCAGGTAAAGGAAATCAGGGAAATTTTCCCATTTACTACAAAGGACTGGGAAGATGCTCCGATTCAGTACTATCACTTCGTGACAGGGAGAAAAACAACACCGGGTAATATTCTCACCGCCCGTCAGTCGTTTATGAGAAATTCAGGATGCAATATCTCCACTGCCCATATTACAGAGGAAGCTGATTTCTTCTATAAAAACTCACAGATGTCAGAACTGATATTCGTCCACCATGGTAGCGGGAAGATGTATTCCGAATATGGTGTCATTCCGTTTCAGCAGTGGGACTACCTGATCATCCCTAAAGGGACGGTTTACCAGTTGAAGTTTGACTCGTATGATAAGGTGAAACTCCTTATAATTGAATCACTTACACCCTTTGAAATACCAAGGCACTTCAGGAACGAATATGGTCAGTTGACAGAAGATGCACCATATTACGAAAGAGATTTCAGACCACCTTCACACCTCGAACCAAATTTTGAGGAAGGGGACTACAAAATGATTGTCAATCTGAACGGCAGACATTTTGAATATGATGTACCTCATCACCCTTTTGATGTTGTCGGGTGGGATGGATTTTTATACCCCTATGCGTTTAACATCAAGGACTATGCTCCAAAAGTCGGACGGCTCCACCTGCCGCCGCCTGTCCATCTTCTCTTTTGGACGAGCAATTTTGTAGTGTGCAATTTCTGCCCGAGATTGTTCGACTTCGATCCACAGGCAATACCTGCTCCTTATTTCCATACAAACATAGACAGCGACGAAGTGATCTATTATGTGGATGGCGACTTTATGTCGAGAAAGAGCATCAGCGAAGGGTCGGTTACACTTCACCCGATGGGAATTCCACACGGACCTCAGCCGGGGAAAACAGAGGCTTCAATTGGAGCAAAAGAAACTTTCGAATATGCGGTCATGATTGATACTTATGCACCACTTCGACTAACTGAAAATGTAAAAGATACACTCATCGAAGGATATGAAAATTCCTGGCTTGAGGTGTAA
- the hisC gene encoding histidinol-phosphate transaminase has product MIKLPEHIKNLTPYKAGKPIEELAREKGLTKIVKLASNENPLGPSPLALKAIAENLGELHRYTDPKCYSLTKKLAQYYEVDQDRIIVASGSDAILQYIISGVCETGDEVITSQGTFIGWYVNADKYNIKCVKTLMDDFTYDLDAVHDAINPKTKIIYLANPNNPTGTMFTRAKFDEFLARVPESILIVLDEAYTLYARENPEYPDGLKYEKQNLMVLRTFSKDYGLAGLRIGAGCGDPQLIQSLYKVKLPFEPNMLAQIGAMAALGDTEFLKRTAELNKWSLNRFRQAFDEIGIRYTKSVGNFLMLIFPDESTAIQFNDECLNRGLILRHTGSFGVPNGVRINSGTEEETEFAIQIIVEVMELIREKA; this is encoded by the coding sequence ATGATCAAACTACCTGAACACATAAAAAATCTTACACCATATAAAGCAGGGAAGCCGATTGAGGAACTCGCAAGAGAAAAAGGGCTTACCAAAATTGTTAAGCTCGCTTCCAACGAGAATCCCCTCGGTCCGTCTCCGCTTGCTCTCAAGGCAATCGCTGAAAATCTCGGTGAACTTCACCGATACACCGATCCCAAATGTTACTCACTCACGAAAAAACTGGCTCAATATTATGAGGTCGATCAGGATCGAATAATCGTGGCGAGCGGTTCAGATGCGATTTTGCAATATATTATTTCGGGAGTCTGTGAAACAGGCGATGAAGTAATCACCTCACAGGGCACATTTATTGGCTGGTATGTGAACGCAGACAAGTATAATATTAAATGTGTAAAAACCCTAATGGATGATTTTACATACGACCTTGATGCTGTTCATGACGCGATTAACCCAAAAACGAAAATTATCTATCTGGCAAATCCGAATAATCCCACTGGGACAATGTTCACCAGGGCTAAATTTGATGAGTTTCTTGCCAGGGTTCCTGAATCCATACTTATTGTTCTGGACGAGGCATATACACTCTATGCCCGTGAAAACCCGGAGTATCCTGACGGTTTAAAATACGAAAAGCAAAATTTGATGGTGCTTCGCACATTCTCAAAAGATTACGGCTTGGCAGGTTTGAGAATTGGAGCGGGATGTGGCGATCCGCAGCTCATTCAGTCGCTCTACAAAGTGAAACTTCCCTTCGAACCAAACATGCTTGCCCAAATTGGAGCAATGGCGGCTTTGGGGGACACAGAATTCCTGAAACGGACAGCGGAACTGAACAAATGGTCCTTAAACCGGTTCAGACAGGCTTTTGATGAGATTGGAATCAGATACACCAAATCGGTCGGTAACTTTCTTATGCTTATTTTCCCTGACGAAAGCACCGCAATTCAGTTTAATGATGAGTGCCTGAACAGGGGTCTTATACTCAGGCATACAGGCTCTTTTGGCGTTCCAAACGGAGTCAGAATAAACTCGGGTACAGAGGAGGAGACTGAGTTTGCAATTCAGATTATTGTGGAAGTAATGGAACTGATTAGGGAGAAAGCCTGA
- a CDS encoding fumarylacetoacetate hydrolase family protein, translated as MKLVSYLKDSKFRAALLINDVIVDIEDGPVSTGKKLPASMKELLEVWGDASGILEMIIKNFHSGNIGGIPAGEVTIGPPVPNPASCRDGYAFRQHVATARRNRGVPMIAEFDQFPVFYFTNHNAIYGGGDLIVESDHLQKLDFELEAAIVIGRHGRNIKSYEADNYIAGYMIMNDFSARVLQMEEMLLNLGPAKGKDFATAIGPWLVTPDELEGRKIATPYGDKFDLAMKARHNGKLISEGNLSQMDWTFAELIERASYGVDLYPGDIIGSGTVGTGCYLELNGTAALEAKEKGEDFTPVWLKEGDEIELEIEGLGRLTNTIRRSVDDYSILAKKKLIL; from the coding sequence ATGAAATTAGTTAGTTATCTAAAAGACTCGAAGTTTAGAGCGGCACTTCTTATAAATGATGTTATAGTCGATATTGAAGACGGCCCAGTTTCGACAGGAAAAAAACTGCCCGCTTCCATGAAAGAGCTTCTCGAAGTTTGGGGTGATGCTTCGGGAATTCTTGAAATGATCATCAAAAATTTCCATTCGGGAAATATTGGCGGTATTCCTGCCGGAGAGGTCACGATTGGTCCTCCCGTTCCGAATCCCGCCTCCTGCCGCGACGGGTATGCATTCCGTCAGCATGTGGCAACGGCGAGAAGAAACAGGGGAGTTCCGATGATTGCCGAATTCGATCAGTTTCCCGTCTTCTACTTCACAAATCACAATGCGATCTATGGTGGCGGTGACCTCATTGTAGAATCGGATCATCTGCAAAAACTTGATTTTGAACTGGAAGCAGCCATTGTAATTGGCAGGCACGGTAGAAATATCAAATCCTATGAAGCCGACAATTATATAGCCGGATACATGATAATGAACGATTTTTCCGCCAGAGTTCTGCAGATGGAAGAGATGCTGCTTAATCTCGGACCCGCAAAAGGGAAGGATTTCGCAACTGCAATCGGACCGTGGCTAGTTACTCCGGATGAGCTCGAAGGAAGAAAAATTGCCACACCTTACGGTGACAAATTTGATCTGGCGATGAAAGCCAGACATAATGGAAAGCTTATCTCCGAGGGAAATCTGAGTCAGATGGACTGGACTTTCGCTGAGTTGATAGAGAGAGCCTCATACGGCGTCGATCTTTATCCCGGTGACATAATCGGTTCCGGAACAGTCGGTACAGGCTGTTACCTTGAATTAAACGGTACCGCAGCGCTTGAAGCGAAGGAAAAAGGAGAAGACTTCACTCCAGTATGGTTGAAAGAAGGGGATGAAATCGAACTTGAAATTGAAGGATTGGGAAGACTTACAAATACAATCAGAAGATCGGTTGACGATTACAGCATCCTTGCGAAAAAGAAACTGATCCTTTAA
- a CDS encoding AAC(3) family N-acetyltransferase produces MVNEITGSGNFLLFHTAFSCIKKFGGYSSPIDFISALCSVKSDDTTLVMPSFSYNFINRFKETLPFDRDSTHSLTGALTEGFRKYPGVVRTSSPSHSFLFLGEGTGLSWSNNPVSPLGKGSMCEIIQSNASARIVMIGCGFESLTHLHYLENREQLPYIHINPWEHMGAMPLSLSNSGVYPVIEFPGCAKGFRDFENYLLADGELKSLSTRFKFYILEPLWLRDKFVSFIDRNPFVLLCKSGCKTCHSRLILQK; encoded by the coding sequence TTGGTTAATGAGATAACCGGATCGGGAAATTTTCTCCTTTTTCATACTGCATTTAGTTGTATCAAAAAATTTGGCGGGTATTCGAGTCCAATTGACTTCATTTCCGCACTCTGTTCTGTTAAAAGCGACGATACAACCCTGGTGATGCCGTCTTTCAGTTATAATTTCATTAACCGGTTCAAGGAAACTCTCCCTTTCGACAGAGATTCAACTCATTCTTTAACCGGAGCCTTGACTGAAGGATTCAGGAAGTATCCGGGTGTGGTCAGAACTTCTTCACCGTCTCATTCCTTCCTGTTCCTGGGTGAGGGGACGGGACTGTCCTGGTCGAACAATCCTGTCTCTCCTTTGGGGAAAGGTTCGATGTGTGAGATTATTCAGTCTAATGCCTCAGCAAGAATCGTAATGATCGGCTGTGGATTTGAATCCCTGACTCACCTGCACTACCTCGAAAACAGAGAGCAGTTGCCTTACATTCACATTAACCCGTGGGAGCATATGGGGGCAATGCCCTTGTCCTTGTCAAATTCGGGGGTTTATCCTGTAATTGAGTTTCCCGGGTGTGCGAAAGGATTCAGGGATTTTGAAAATTATCTTTTGGCGGATGGTGAACTGAAAAGCCTCTCCACCCGATTCAAGTTTTACATTCTTGAGCCTCTGTGGTTGAGGGATAAATTTGTTTCCTTTATTGATCGCAATCCATTTGTATTACTCTGTAAATCAGGTTGCAAAACCTGTCACTCAAGACTGATCCTTCAAAAATAA